The proteins below come from a single Tenuifilum thalassicum genomic window:
- a CDS encoding serine/threonine protein kinase — protein sequence MISQNRLEIEGKNERYLVDLTDSSSILKANGEICSTYLGKSLESGRRVVVKRYHSWIKTTPEYFWRVEREADAINACSQIQSELVYHEGVYYLIVDYVEGFSFKELTRWRYHRKLSFSDLISISIKALEALSRVHRAGFVHCDIKPSNIIVNSDDIKRVAYAEVKIIDFGMARKPAEPLHMGERKLPFGLIYSAPEQVLNLWELVSIQTDIYSIGVALWQLFTRVEPWMTDNPLKTIHIQLTQELPKNRRIPQGLEQVLKKATSKAKLARPPHMYTRTQLIDMLEHAIENRYKNVDQFLKEIVVLKKF from the coding sequence ATGATTTCACAGAATCGGTTGGAGATTGAAGGGAAGAATGAACGTTACCTTGTCGATCTGACCGATTCTTCCTCCATACTTAAAGCAAACGGCGAAATCTGTTCAACTTATCTTGGCAAATCGCTTGAATCGGGTAGGAGGGTAGTTGTTAAGCGTTACCATAGCTGGATTAAAACCACACCAGAATATTTTTGGCGTGTGGAGCGCGAGGCTGATGCCATAAATGCTTGTTCGCAAATTCAATCGGAATTGGTTTATCATGAGGGTGTTTATTACCTCATTGTGGATTATGTTGAAGGTTTCAGCTTTAAGGAACTCACTCGTTGGAGGTATCACCGAAAGCTGAGTTTCTCCGATTTAATTTCGATTTCCATTAAAGCCTTAGAGGCTTTAAGTAGAGTTCATCGGGCTGGATTTGTCCATTGCGATATTAAACCCTCAAACATTATAGTAAATTCAGATGATATTAAAAGAGTAGCCTATGCCGAGGTTAAAATAATAGACTTTGGTATGGCAAGAAAACCAGCAGAACCTCTACATATGGGCGAACGAAAGTTACCTTTTGGGCTAATCTATTCCGCACCTGAGCAAGTTCTTAATTTATGGGAGCTAGTTAGCATTCAAACAGACATCTACTCAATTGGTGTTGCTCTTTGGCAGCTTTTTACACGAGTTGAGCCATGGATGACAGATAACCCGCTAAAGACAATACATATACAGCTCACTCAAGAACTGCCAAAGAATAGAAGGATACCTCAAGGACTAGAGCAGGTGCTTAAAAAGGCAACCTCAAAAGCAAAGCTTGCAAGACCCCCACATATGTATACCAGAACACAGCTAATAGATATGCTGGAACATGCGATAGAAAATAGGTACAAAAATGTTGATCAGTTTTTAAAGGAGATAGTTGTGTTAAAAAAGTTTTAG
- a CDS encoding GxxExxY protein codes for MEKIIYKEESYKIIGKCMEVHNNLGPGFPEIVYKDALEFEFRKANIPYEREKMYEVNYKGIILPHKFFADFVVFDNIILEVKAVSGISDEFIAQALNYLKVSGNQLALLVNFGELRLNYKRIVL; via the coding sequence ATGGAAAAAATTATTTACAAAGAAGAAAGCTATAAGATCATAGGCAAATGCATGGAAGTTCACAATAATTTGGGCCCTGGATTTCCTGAGATTGTTTATAAGGATGCCTTAGAGTTTGAGTTCAGGAAAGCCAATATTCCATATGAAAGGGAAAAAATGTACGAGGTGAATTATAAAGGAATTATTTTGCCACATAAATTTTTTGCCGACTTTGTTGTATTTGATAATATAATTTTAGAGGTAAAAGCTGTTTCAGGCATTTCCGATGAGTTTATAGCACAGGCATTAAACTATCTAAAAGTATCGGGCAATCAGCTTGCATTATTAGTTAACTTTGGTGAGTTGAGGTTGAATTATAAAAGAATAGTGCTATAA